From a region of the Candidatus Rhabdochlamydia porcellionis genome:
- a CDS encoding glycosyltransferase family 9 protein — MQAAVICSRGIGDGLLMMIASQYLLKKGYTVTTYQDSLSELNIWFPDHHLKKRSSLNELEKQLSIYEIIVLQNDNSPLSNAIIDLFKIGKLFNLSVFYSSYEKSKHAPLTLLDRVFDRSHSMVDNIAESIASVLQCSEISKNNGLIAPNNFKKNRYSKRILIHPTSTTPLRTWDAQKFIKVAQSLTQKGYEVVFCVSPLEHPEWVLLAKDRFPLPLFPSLHDLAGFIYESHFLIGNESGTAHLASNLHIPTLIVASCQKQMTLWRPGWFTTKTVTPYRFIPNFKGLRLRQKKWQAFISPKQVVRAFTRYVF; from the coding sequence ATGCAAGCTGCAGTAATCTGTTCACGGGGAATAGGAGATGGTCTTCTCATGATGATCGCCTCTCAGTATCTCTTGAAAAAAGGCTATACGGTTACTACTTATCAAGATTCTCTCTCTGAACTCAACATATGGTTCCCCGACCATCATTTAAAAAAACGCTCCTCTCTAAATGAACTTGAAAAGCAGCTCTCTATTTATGAGATCATTGTTCTGCAAAATGATAACAGTCCTTTATCCAATGCCATTATTGATCTTTTCAAGATTGGAAAACTCTTTAATTTAAGTGTTTTTTATTCCAGTTATGAAAAAAGCAAGCATGCTCCTTTAACTTTGCTAGATCGGGTTTTTGACCGCTCGCACTCCATGGTTGATAATATTGCAGAATCCATTGCTTCTGTTTTACAGTGTTCAGAAATTTCAAAAAACAATGGATTGATTGCCCCAAATAATTTCAAGAAAAACCGCTACTCAAAACGGATTTTGATCCATCCGACAAGCACAACTCCTTTACGAACATGGGATGCGCAAAAATTTATCAAAGTAGCCCAGAGCCTAACCCAAAAAGGTTATGAAGTGGTTTTCTGTGTCAGTCCCTTAGAACACCCTGAGTGGGTTTTATTGGCTAAAGACAGATTTCCTCTACCTCTTTTTCCCTCTTTACATGATTTAGCGGGATTTATTTACGAATCTCATTTTCTTATTGGCAATGAATCTGGAACAGCGCATCTAGCCTCTAATCTGCATATTCCTACACTGATTGTCGCTTCTTGCCAAAAACAAATGACCCTTTGGCGTCCTGGTTGGTTTACTACTAAAACGGTTACACCCTATCGTTTTATTCCAAACTTTAAAGGATTGCGCCTTCGGCAAAAAAAATGGCAAGCATTTATTTCTCCAAAACAAGTTGTTCGAGCGTTTACTAGATACGTCTTTTAA
- a CDS encoding type I 3-dehydroquinate dehydratase: protein MQHKSFNEKQRSIMLFGVVTGPKLEIAEEEILSHLEWIDAVEFRLDLFMDLDLTQLKSLLKKLPIPTLFTLRRQDQGGEFTQSEKIRLQLIEQLCQLQPDFFDLEYDIPTSFRKKLFLDHPKIHFIASYHNFEKFPKLDSVLSSLFTPYAHFYKIAIHCSSCIEALQLLLLSKKHMNLVTIGLGERAQFTRLIAPILGMPFSYATLKLQTAPGQLKLKDLQLYRFSTLNSTTAIYALLGDPIDTSLSPIAHNAVFTAQKKNALYCKIPCNKNELPECLNLIQQLPFKGLSITMPLKEKTASIIPSLQTAINTLVIDSKITSFNTDGIGAIQALEKKTTLFKKKIVLFGAGGVAQAIAKEAIDKGAFVTFINRTKEKAVQLAKIYRCEGGGIELFSLHYDVIINCTPNPDCIQSDWICANSVAMDTVYQPHWTEFLKKATLKNCKLIFGKELFVNQAVQQQKLWDSSLSKEELEQVITQSIHKSV, encoded by the coding sequence GTGCAACACAAAAGCTTTAATGAAAAGCAAAGAAGTATCATGTTATTTGGCGTAGTTACTGGACCTAAGTTAGAAATTGCAGAAGAAGAGATTCTCTCTCATTTAGAGTGGATTGATGCTGTGGAGTTTCGACTTGATCTATTTATGGACTTAGATTTGACGCAGTTAAAATCTCTCTTAAAAAAATTGCCTATTCCTACTTTATTTACTCTAAGAAGACAAGATCAAGGAGGGGAATTTACCCAATCAGAAAAAATCCGACTACAACTCATTGAACAGCTTTGTCAATTGCAGCCAGACTTTTTTGATTTAGAATACGACATACCAACAAGTTTTCGTAAAAAACTCTTTTTAGATCATCCAAAGATACACTTTATTGCTTCCTATCACAATTTTGAAAAATTTCCCAAACTAGATTCTGTGTTATCTTCTCTTTTTACCCCTTATGCGCATTTTTACAAAATAGCCATTCACTGCTCTTCTTGCATAGAAGCACTTCAATTGCTTCTCTTATCTAAAAAACACATGAATTTGGTAACTATTGGATTAGGAGAAAGAGCTCAATTCACAAGGCTGATTGCACCTATTTTAGGTATGCCCTTTAGCTATGCGACTCTTAAACTTCAAACAGCACCTGGACAACTTAAGCTAAAAGATTTGCAACTTTATCGTTTTTCCACTCTTAACTCTACAACTGCTATTTATGCACTCCTTGGAGATCCTATTGACACAAGTTTAAGCCCAATTGCTCATAATGCTGTTTTTACTGCCCAGAAAAAAAATGCACTCTATTGTAAGATCCCTTGTAATAAAAATGAGCTTCCTGAGTGCTTAAACTTGATTCAACAGCTTCCCTTTAAAGGGTTGAGCATCACAATGCCTTTAAAAGAAAAAACAGCATCGATAATTCCTTCCTTACAAACGGCTATAAATACACTGGTTATCGATTCTAAAATAACAAGCTTTAATACCGATGGTATAGGTGCTATACAAGCACTAGAGAAAAAAACCACTCTCTTTAAAAAAAAAATTGTTCTGTTTGGTGCTGGTGGTGTTGCTCAAGCTATTGCGAAAGAAGCTATAGACAAAGGAGCTTTTGTTACTTTTATCAATCGCACCAAAGAAAAAGCGGTTCAATTGGCAAAAATATATCGATGTGAAGGGGGGGGGATAGAGCTTTTTTCTCTTCATTACGATGTGATCATCAATTGCACGCCTAATCCCGATTGCATTCAATCAGACTGGATTTGTGCCAACTCCGTAGCAATGGATACGGTTTATCAGCCTCATTGGACAGAATTTTTAAAAAAAGCCACTTTGAAAAACTGCAAGCTCATCTTTGGGAAGGAATTGTTCGTTAATCAAGCGGTTCAACAACAAAAGCTTTGGGATTCAAGTCTTTCAAAAGAGGAGCTTGAACAAGTGATTACTCAATCAATTCATAAATCTGTCTAA
- the aroB gene encoding 3-dehydroquinate synthase, with the protein MLETFTLSLQRQDTTEVFLDCDLFSNQMAEDLRQIHGKLALFCDKNIANLIGYNWQSFLRQKGIVIELFIFETGEKNKNSKTKELLENQLFEQGFGRDSCFIALGGGVTIDLIGFIAATYMRGVTLICVPTTLLAMVDATIGGKNAVNTAYGKNLLGTFYFPHKIYYDFQWLRHLPKKEWVNATAEIIKYAVTLSYDLFLQLENGLDQKDLSKIMGLVKTCIRLKHQIVSCDFTEQIGTRSILNFGHTIGHALEKITDFQMAHGEAVAMGMLVESYMSWKRGFLSYTCFTKIQTLICSYEFPLAIYDFQKELCLEVIKKDKKVKNGINHLILLQEIGLVTPSTIPIPTEYILEGLNWLEIEYGKISYQS; encoded by the coding sequence ATGTTAGAAACCTTCACTTTATCCCTGCAACGTCAAGATACCACAGAGGTGTTTTTAGATTGTGATCTCTTTTCCAATCAAATGGCAGAAGACCTTCGACAAATTCATGGTAAACTTGCTCTTTTTTGTGATAAGAACATAGCAAATCTAATCGGTTATAACTGGCAATCCTTTTTAAGGCAAAAAGGAATAGTTATAGAATTATTTATATTTGAAACCGGAGAGAAAAACAAGAACAGCAAGACTAAAGAGTTACTGGAAAATCAACTCTTTGAACAAGGATTTGGGCGCGATAGCTGCTTTATTGCCTTGGGTGGTGGAGTCACCATAGATCTTATTGGGTTCATTGCAGCAACCTATATGCGCGGTGTTACTTTAATTTGTGTTCCTACTACTCTATTAGCTATGGTAGATGCAACAATTGGCGGGAAAAATGCTGTAAATACTGCTTATGGAAAAAACCTTTTGGGGACTTTTTATTTTCCTCATAAGATCTATTATGATTTTCAGTGGCTGCGCCATTTACCTAAAAAAGAGTGGGTCAATGCAACTGCTGAAATCATTAAATATGCGGTTACCTTATCTTATGATTTGTTTTTACAATTAGAAAATGGTTTAGACCAAAAAGATTTAAGCAAGATAATGGGGCTTGTTAAAACATGCATTCGTCTAAAACATCAAATTGTAAGTTGTGATTTTACAGAGCAAATAGGTACCCGCTCTATTCTTAACTTTGGTCATACAATAGGACATGCTTTAGAAAAGATCACAGATTTTCAAATGGCTCATGGAGAAGCTGTGGCTATGGGAATGCTAGTAGAAAGCTATATGAGTTGGAAAAGAGGATTTCTTTCCTATACTTGTTTTACTAAAATACAAACTCTGATTTGCTCTTATGAATTTCCTCTTGCCATTTACGACTTTCAGAAAGAACTCTGTTTAGAGGTGATAAAAAAAGATAAAAAAGTAAAAAATGGCATAAACCATTTGATTTTATTACAAGAAATTGGTTTGGTTACTCCATCAACTATACCCATCCCAACGGAATACATACTAGAAGGACTTAACTGGTTAGAGATTGAATATGGCAAAATTTCATATCAGTCCTAG
- the aroA gene encoding 3-phosphoshikimate 1-carboxyvinyltransferase, producing the protein MAKFHISPSILQGSITIPSSKSQTLRAIFFALMGKGTSQIHKYLPSPDTYAMLKAVEMLGVKIQKTDTTLWIEGTNRKLKSPKNVIDAGNSGLVLRFIGALVSLLPTHTVITGDHSIRCLRPIQPLLSALQHLQAEAHSVYLNGFAPISVKGPLLPGSTKLCGKDSQPVSALLMTTCFLEGQSHLQVTNPGEKPWVDLTLHWLKKLGTKVEHRNHEEYWVSGKTQYEGFEYTVPGDWSSAAFPIAAALLTSSEIVLDNLDLTDHQGDKQIIHCLLSMGAHIEIDSLKKKVIIKKTKYLKGIDIDVNNFIDAIAILAVIGCFAEGKTRLYNAKIARNKESDRISAITQELKKMGANIEEKEDSLIIYPSSLKAAKLYSHKDHRIAMALSIAALVAKGTSLIDDVECIAKTYPRFIHDFRLLGAKIEL; encoded by the coding sequence ATGGCAAAATTTCATATCAGTCCTAGTATATTGCAAGGATCGATTACAATCCCCTCTTCTAAATCACAGACCCTAAGGGCTATTTTTTTTGCTCTAATGGGGAAAGGAACAAGCCAAATTCATAAATACTTACCCTCTCCAGATACGTATGCCATGCTAAAAGCTGTGGAGATGCTCGGTGTTAAAATCCAAAAAACAGACACCACTTTATGGATTGAAGGAACTAACCGCAAGCTTAAATCCCCAAAAAATGTAATCGATGCGGGAAATTCTGGACTAGTGCTGCGTTTTATCGGTGCTCTTGTTTCTCTTTTACCTACTCATACGGTGATTACAGGTGATCATTCTATCCGCTGTTTAAGGCCTATTCAACCTTTATTATCAGCTCTTCAACACCTACAAGCAGAGGCGCATTCTGTGTATTTAAATGGATTTGCACCCATTTCTGTAAAAGGACCTCTATTACCAGGTAGTACAAAATTATGCGGAAAAGACTCTCAGCCTGTTTCTGCTCTACTAATGACCACATGTTTCCTAGAAGGACAAAGTCATCTTCAGGTTACAAATCCCGGTGAAAAACCTTGGGTGGATCTAACTTTACATTGGCTTAAGAAATTAGGGACTAAAGTTGAGCATCGCAACCATGAAGAATATTGGGTATCAGGCAAAACTCAATATGAGGGATTTGAATATACAGTACCTGGAGACTGGAGCTCAGCTGCTTTTCCGATTGCAGCAGCGCTGCTTACCTCTTCAGAAATTGTATTAGATAATCTTGATTTAACAGATCATCAAGGAGATAAACAGATTATTCACTGCTTGCTTTCCATGGGCGCCCATATAGAAATTGATTCTCTTAAAAAAAAGGTCATTATAAAAAAAACCAAATACTTAAAAGGAATAGATATTGATGTGAATAACTTTATTGACGCGATTGCAATTTTAGCTGTCATTGGATGTTTTGCGGAAGGAAAAACCCGTTTATACAATGCAAAAATTGCAAGGAATAAAGAATCTGATCGGATTTCTGCAATTACTCAAGAATTGAAAAAAATGGGCGCTAATATAGAAGAAAAAGAAGACAGCCTTATCATTTACCCCTCTTCTCTTAAAGCTGCAAAATTATATAGCCATAAAGATCATCGGATTGCTATGGCGCTATCGATTGCAGCATTAGTAGCTAAAGGGACTAGTTTGATAGATGATGTGGAATGTATTGCAAAAACCTATCCTCGCTTTATCCATGATTTTAGGCTTTTAGGAGCAAAAATAGAGCTATGA
- a CDS encoding shikimate kinase has protein sequence MNLILYGFKSCGKTTLGQSFSKWMDCAFYDTDHLVRSLYQLKTGQCISVREIFKNEGKVYFRKLERQTLSLLTHVKNSIIAVGGGFVLDPFNRQSLEQLGKLVYLKVKKKIIQERIFSAKRPCWPVFLDTNHPEESFEQIFKKRSLTYEQILSYKLIVENQKKDSEIFNELKTLWVEYGK, from the coding sequence ATGAATCTGATCTTATACGGTTTTAAAAGTTGTGGTAAAACCACCTTAGGTCAAAGCTTCTCTAAATGGATGGATTGTGCTTTTTATGACACAGACCACTTGGTAAGATCCCTATATCAATTAAAAACAGGTCAATGCATTTCTGTTAGAGAAATTTTTAAAAATGAAGGGAAGGTTTATTTTCGAAAATTAGAAAGGCAAACCTTATCCCTACTTACTCATGTAAAAAACAGCATTATCGCAGTAGGTGGAGGATTTGTTTTAGATCCTTTTAATAGACAATCTCTTGAACAACTAGGGAAATTGGTATATCTCAAGGTGAAAAAAAAAATCATACAAGAAAGAATATTTTCTGCTAAGAGACCTTGTTGGCCCGTTTTTTTAGATACAAATCACCCAGAAGAGTCTTTTGAACAGATTTTCAAAAAAAGGAGTCTAACATATGAACAAATCCTCTCCTATAAGCTTATCGTGGAAAATCAGAAAAAAGATAGCGAGATTTTTAACGAATTAAAAACCCTATGGGTAGAATATGGCAAGTAA
- the aroC gene encoding chorismate synthase — translation MASNSFGTFLRITTWGESHGKAIGVVIDGCPAGLSLNDEDINLVLKKRAPGKNPYVSPRKEPDCAEIYSGLFEGKTTGSPISIIIFNQDHDSQAYELNKHLLRPGHANFTYLQKYGAFDYRGAGRASARETACRVAAGAIAKKILKKIDIEIVAYVCEIGGISIPPYTPSSFNQLRKIVDSSPLFCPDLTISTKMSALIDQVKTDKDSLGGVIECVTSSLPIGLGDPIYEKLEANLAKAMLSIPASKGFEFGSGFKAAQMKGSDHNDLFTLEKGQIVTQTNHAGGTLAGITNGAYLITRTAFKPTSSIARIQQSINLDGNKERFIPSEKSRHDPCVAIRAAPVVEAMTALVLADAYLMNRGTRL, via the coding sequence ATGGCAAGTAACTCTTTTGGCACATTTTTACGTATTACAACTTGGGGTGAATCTCATGGCAAAGCTATTGGTGTTGTCATAGATGGTTGTCCTGCAGGGTTGTCTTTAAACGATGAAGATATTAATCTAGTGCTTAAAAAAAGAGCTCCTGGAAAAAACCCTTATGTTTCTCCTCGCAAAGAACCAGATTGTGCTGAAATCTACTCAGGTCTTTTTGAAGGTAAAACCACAGGTTCTCCTATTTCGATAATAATTTTTAATCAAGACCACGACTCTCAAGCCTATGAGTTAAATAAACATCTATTACGCCCTGGGCATGCAAACTTTACGTACTTACAAAAGTATGGTGCCTTCGACTATCGTGGAGCTGGAAGAGCTTCTGCTAGAGAAACAGCTTGCCGAGTAGCAGCTGGTGCAATAGCTAAAAAAATCCTTAAAAAGATCGATATTGAAATAGTTGCTTATGTTTGTGAAATAGGAGGAATCTCTATTCCTCCTTATACGCCTAGTTCTTTTAACCAGTTACGAAAAATCGTAGACTCTAGCCCCCTATTTTGCCCAGATCTTACCATATCTACAAAAATGTCTGCCTTAATCGATCAGGTAAAAACAGATAAGGACTCACTGGGAGGAGTTATTGAATGTGTAACCTCTTCTTTACCCATTGGTTTAGGTGATCCTATTTATGAAAAGTTAGAAGCTAATTTAGCAAAAGCCATGCTTTCTATTCCAGCTAGTAAAGGTTTTGAATTCGGCTCTGGCTTTAAAGCAGCCCAAATGAAAGGTTCTGATCACAATGATTTATTTACCCTTGAAAAAGGGCAGATTGTCACACAAACAAACCACGCAGGAGGAACATTAGCTGGGATTACTAATGGAGCCTACTTAATTACCCGTACAGCATTTAAGCCTACATCTAGTATTGCTCGTATACAACAAAGTATTAATCTAGATGGAAATAAAGAGAGATTCATTCCTTCTGAAAAATCAAGACATGATCCCTGTGTAGCAATTAGAGCAGCCCCTGTAGTTGAAGCTATGACAGCATTAGTACTTGCTGATGCCTATTTAATGAATAGAGGAACACGACTCTAG
- a CDS encoding insulinase family protein: MKYILSLIFLHLSLYAQVSRLDYTKIQDLCIPSAFSEREVEKIVLKNGLRMYLISDPFVQQSSAAAVVEAGFWDDPEEYPGMAHFVEHLLFMGTETYPKESEYSQFIKDHGGLENAFTSTDKTVYGFSVETEAYGLALDRFSHFFIDPLFSISCVGRELHAVDQEHAKNIENDLERQYMVFKETGNLDHPNCNFSCGNQETLSKIPLSVLKDWYRAHYTANRMHLVMISSLPIAEMREFAIAKFSPIASATDWKKLPQASLLSDQQKGSISFIKPIKDLKKLTLCWEIPSAFASNLDEKFPEFIAYILNKEVKGSLLAKLKRENIAKNLSVYCHRLSKDQCLFFIDVFLTDSSLIQTNTVISYVFAALQRLKLELLDDLFKEFKTIYTQRLTYESIDHVFNKVMELASDIIYEDFSTYPTKTRIPSLFNAKKFSNDFLDVLNPSDCVYSLMADPNKTGVILDRKEQWMQVEYALVPIDLKYLQEWRDVSVHPDITLPEANPYLQDIQDDNPILIYQDEGSEVYFKRTHSSANGLAFQFKSPFLDQTPKSAVLAELWLYALNDLLADDLCFASDAGIGINIDFNPLYLYFEVFGSNEKALLLTKKIFQAAKQVSISEEKFQIYVGSLAAQYKNSSKKLALFQAQMEMESIISDSPCTQQRLLALQSLSWEDFFNFSESFSQCLYTKAFLYVDLLQSQAIALFQDLQAILHAEAYPLIQHIEHKMLVLSDLNKPSKLVLKTEQQGSGMVILLQEGSFNFESRAVQKILSQALQTAFFEALRTQQQTAYIVNSYDQERENQLLQYFSVQSNTHTANDLLARFELFLRDFDKNLDIEISLERFETIRSSIISSLKNMEKENFLDRLRTMFALSFYCRDFEQIKKLIDGLHGLSYDRFCMVAHQMLSKDNLRRLAVLVEGEVVTREGDSYDELSSREDVQMLGEFVSNF; the protein is encoded by the coding sequence ATGAAGTATATTCTGTCTTTAATTTTTTTACATCTATCCTTGTATGCGCAAGTTAGCCGTTTAGACTATACAAAGATCCAAGATCTTTGTATTCCTTCAGCTTTTTCAGAAAGAGAAGTAGAGAAGATCGTGTTAAAAAATGGCCTACGGATGTATCTGATATCAGATCCTTTTGTGCAACAATCCTCTGCAGCGGCTGTTGTTGAAGCAGGTTTCTGGGACGATCCAGAGGAATATCCAGGTATGGCACATTTTGTAGAGCATCTATTATTTATGGGAACAGAAACCTATCCTAAAGAGTCGGAGTATTCACAATTCATTAAAGATCATGGGGGATTAGAAAATGCTTTTACTTCAACAGATAAAACTGTATATGGGTTTTCGGTTGAGACTGAAGCTTATGGATTAGCGCTTGATCGCTTTTCTCATTTTTTTATTGATCCTTTATTTTCTATAAGTTGTGTTGGACGAGAATTGCATGCTGTTGATCAAGAGCATGCAAAAAATATAGAAAATGACCTAGAGCGTCAGTATATGGTTTTCAAAGAGACAGGGAACCTCGATCATCCCAATTGTAATTTTTCTTGTGGGAATCAGGAAACTTTGTCTAAAATCCCTTTATCTGTTTTAAAAGATTGGTATCGAGCGCATTATACGGCAAATCGTATGCATTTAGTGATGATCTCTTCTTTACCTATTGCTGAAATGAGAGAGTTCGCTATTGCAAAATTTTCTCCTATTGCTAGCGCAACTGATTGGAAAAAGTTACCTCAGGCTTCTTTATTATCTGATCAGCAGAAAGGAAGCATATCTTTTATCAAACCAATCAAAGATCTAAAAAAGCTTACTTTATGTTGGGAGATTCCAAGTGCATTTGCCAGTAATTTGGATGAAAAGTTTCCAGAATTTATTGCTTATATCCTTAATAAAGAAGTAAAGGGAAGCTTACTAGCTAAGTTAAAAAGGGAAAATATTGCTAAAAATCTGAGTGTATATTGCCATCGTTTGAGTAAAGATCAATGTCTTTTTTTTATAGATGTATTTTTAACAGATTCGAGTCTTATACAAACCAATACTGTTATATCCTATGTATTTGCGGCACTGCAGCGCTTAAAATTAGAGCTACTTGATGATCTGTTTAAAGAGTTTAAAACCATATATACCCAAAGATTAACTTATGAATCAATAGATCATGTTTTTAATAAAGTTATGGAGTTAGCTTCTGACATTATCTATGAAGATTTTTCTACTTATCCAACTAAAACCAGAATTCCTTCTTTATTTAATGCTAAAAAATTTAGCAATGACTTTCTTGATGTGTTAAATCCATCTGATTGTGTTTATTCTCTCATGGCAGACCCTAATAAAACAGGAGTTATTCTTGATAGAAAAGAGCAATGGATGCAAGTGGAGTATGCCCTTGTCCCCATTGACCTCAAATATTTACAAGAATGGAGAGATGTATCGGTTCATCCTGACATTACCTTACCAGAAGCTAATCCCTATTTACAAGATATACAAGATGATAACCCTATTCTTATTTATCAAGATGAAGGCTCTGAAGTGTATTTTAAAAGAACACATTCCTCTGCTAATGGGTTAGCTTTTCAATTCAAATCTCCTTTTTTAGATCAAACTCCAAAATCTGCAGTACTAGCTGAGTTATGGTTATATGCTTTAAATGATTTACTAGCAGATGATTTATGTTTTGCTTCTGATGCAGGGATTGGCATTAACATAGATTTCAATCCTTTGTATTTGTATTTTGAGGTCTTTGGTTCAAATGAAAAGGCATTGCTTTTGACTAAGAAAATTTTTCAAGCAGCAAAACAAGTGAGTATTTCAGAAGAAAAGTTTCAGATATATGTTGGCTCTTTAGCTGCTCAATATAAAAATAGCTCTAAAAAATTAGCGTTGTTTCAAGCGCAAATGGAAATGGAAAGCATTATTTCTGATAGTCCTTGCACTCAACAAAGGCTATTAGCTTTACAAAGTCTTTCATGGGAAGATTTTTTTAATTTTTCAGAAAGCTTTAGTCAATGTCTTTATACAAAAGCTTTTTTATATGTAGATCTTTTGCAAAGCCAAGCCATAGCGTTATTTCAGGATCTACAGGCAATTTTACATGCAGAAGCTTATCCTCTTATTCAGCATATAGAACATAAAATGCTTGTTTTATCAGATCTAAATAAGCCTTCTAAACTTGTTCTTAAAACAGAACAGCAAGGATCAGGAATGGTAATTCTTTTACAAGAAGGATCCTTTAATTTTGAATCAAGAGCTGTGCAAAAAATCCTATCTCAAGCTTTGCAAACAGCTTTCTTTGAAGCGCTGCGTACGCAGCAGCAAACAGCTTATATTGTTAACTCATATGATCAAGAAAGAGAAAATCAACTACTACAATACTTTTCTGTTCAATCCAATACACATACCGCGAATGATTTATTAGCGCGTTTTGAGCTATTTTTAAGGGATTTTGATAAGAATTTGGATATAGAGATCTCTTTGGAACGCTTTGAAACAATCCGTTCTAGTATCATTTCTTCTCTTAAAAATATGGAAAAGGAAAATTTTTTAGATAGATTAAGAACTATGTTTGCCTTATCTTTTTATTGTCGAGATTTTGAACAGATAAAAAAACTAATAGATGGTTTGCATGGGTTATCTTACGATCGATTTTGTATGGTCGCTCATCAAATGCTTTCAAAAGATAATCTTCGTCGACTAGCTGTTCTAGTAGAAGGAGAGGTTGTTACAAGAGAGGGGGATTCCTACGATGAGCTTTCATCTAGAGAAGATGTGCAAATGCTTGGAGAGTTTGTGTCTAATTTCTAG
- a CDS encoding RluA family pseudouridine synthase gives MKFIIDKNISLQDILKKLFPKSSKTTLRSWFYSGRILVDGLYATELGVELQQGQCITIRDKFIFLDEGIKVLYEDDAVIVVEKPEGMLSVATDFEAQNTLQNVLKLRLHRKNVFAVHRLDRETSGIMVFACKESTKQSLKTQFEERQIQKTYYALVEGKLATQQGCWQSYLKEDEKYFVRSTSAENGKLAITEFDQIWSNKQFSLLCLKPLTGKKNQLRVHCSEAGHPIVGDKKYRANANPLRRMALHAYSLTFLHPVKQKKMTFVAPLPTSFYKIARIKNL, from the coding sequence ATGAAGTTTATTATTGATAAAAATATTTCTTTGCAAGATATCCTAAAAAAACTTTTTCCTAAAAGCTCAAAAACCACTCTCCGTTCTTGGTTTTATTCTGGACGGATTTTAGTAGATGGTCTTTATGCAACAGAGCTTGGTGTAGAATTACAACAAGGGCAGTGCATTACTATTCGAGATAAGTTTATTTTCTTGGATGAAGGCATTAAGGTCCTTTATGAGGATGATGCGGTAATTGTTGTAGAAAAACCAGAAGGGATGCTTAGTGTAGCAACTGATTTTGAAGCGCAAAATACGCTCCAAAATGTCTTAAAGTTAAGATTGCATCGTAAAAATGTCTTTGCTGTTCATCGTCTGGATCGCGAAACATCTGGTATTATGGTGTTTGCTTGCAAAGAATCTACTAAACAATCTCTTAAAACCCAATTTGAAGAGCGTCAAATACAAAAAACTTATTACGCTCTAGTAGAGGGAAAGCTTGCGACCCAACAAGGATGCTGGCAAAGTTATTTAAAAGAAGACGAGAAGTATTTTGTTCGTAGTACTTCTGCAGAAAACGGTAAATTAGCTATTACTGAATTTGATCAAATATGGAGTAATAAACAGTTTTCGCTTTTATGTTTAAAGCCGTTGACCGGTAAAAAAAATCAATTACGCGTACATTGTTCAGAAGCAGGCCATCCCATTGTAGGGGATAAAAAGTATCGAGCAAATGCAAATCCGCTCAGGCGTATGGCTTTGCATGCTTATTCCCTAACTTTTTTACATCCTGTAAAGCAAAAAAAAATGACTTTTGTTGCGCCTTTACCGACTAGTTTTTATAAAATCGCGCGTATTAAAAATCTTTAA
- a CDS encoding FKBP-type peptidyl-prolyl cis-trans isomerase, translating to MTMQTTKEKVSYVIGLETGRNLIQQFGEMDFKYVLEGIQHGISGTDPQLPQEEITSIIEALKQQIQSKQKEFFTQLSEENKKRSETFLLENKKKEGVITLNSGLQYKILERAPKEGPCPTALDTVKIHYRGSYIDGKVFDSSYQREEPLVIGLNQVILGWSEILQKMQIGDKWQVFIPSYLAYGERGFEPHIGPNVALIFEMHLLGINS from the coding sequence ATGACAATGCAAACGACTAAAGAAAAAGTAAGCTATGTCATTGGGTTAGAGACGGGAAGAAACTTAATACAACAATTTGGAGAAATGGATTTTAAATATGTCTTAGAAGGAATTCAACATGGTATCTCGGGGACAGATCCTCAATTACCTCAAGAAGAAATTACTTCCATTATAGAAGCTCTTAAACAGCAAATTCAATCTAAGCAAAAAGAATTTTTTACTCAACTCTCTGAAGAAAATAAAAAAAGAAGTGAAACTTTTTTATTAGAAAATAAAAAAAAAGAAGGTGTAATAACACTCAACAGCGGACTGCAATATAAAATACTAGAAAGAGCTCCAAAAGAAGGGCCTTGTCCAACTGCATTGGATACTGTAAAAATTCATTATCGTGGTTCCTATATCGATGGTAAGGTATTTGACTCCTCTTATCAAAGAGAAGAACCTCTAGTTATTGGTTTGAATCAAGTTATCTTAGGTTGGTCTGAAATTTTACAAAAAATGCAAATCGGTGATAAGTGGCAGGTATTTATCCCTTCTTATTTGGCTTATGGAGAAAGAGGATTTGAGCCTCATATTGGCCCTAATGTCGCTTTAATCTTCGAAATGCATTTATTGGGCATTAATAGTTAA